The following proteins are encoded in a genomic region of Thiomonas sp. X19:
- a CDS encoding ImmA/IrrE family metallo-endopeptidase, producing the protein LLVDAQVQTVLEREAVKAFPIDPFGIAERNEIIVHAAPSSRDGVSGLLVRRGNSFGILYGTHISSEGFQRFSVAHELGHYFMPGHIEAVLNDGDSHESRAMGATDNPYEDEADAFAASLLMPKPLFASALCHMEDGLAAVEALSSQCKTSLMATANRYADLATIPAAIVVSQGANIDYCKMSPALRNFRGLTWIRRGTPLPPRSTTACFNIDRARVASASKETSLGSLKEWFGGPYDLEVTEEVKGLGEYGRTLTVLSLDTFADELEQRPVEQWSPPTFR; encoded by the coding sequence GTCTCCTAGTTGACGCCCAAGTGCAGACGGTCCTGGAACGGGAAGCGGTGAAAGCGTTCCCTATCGACCCGTTTGGCATCGCCGAGCGCAATGAAATCATCGTGCACGCGGCTCCATCCTCCCGCGATGGCGTCTCTGGCCTGCTTGTCAGGCGCGGCAACAGCTTCGGCATCCTCTACGGCACACACATCAGCAGCGAAGGCTTTCAGCGCTTCAGTGTCGCGCACGAGCTCGGGCACTATTTCATGCCCGGGCACATCGAGGCAGTGCTCAACGACGGCGATTCCCATGAATCCCGGGCGATGGGGGCAACCGACAATCCCTATGAGGACGAGGCTGATGCCTTTGCGGCCAGCCTTCTCATGCCCAAGCCGCTGTTCGCGTCGGCACTGTGCCATATGGAGGATGGATTAGCCGCCGTCGAAGCGCTTTCGTCTCAATGCAAGACATCGCTGATGGCGACCGCGAATCGGTATGCCGATTTGGCAACCATCCCGGCGGCTATCGTGGTTAGCCAAGGCGCCAACATTGACTACTGCAAGATGTCGCCAGCCCTGAGAAACTTCCGCGGACTGACATGGATTCGCCGTGGGACGCCACTCCCACCTCGCTCCACCACTGCGTGCTTCAACATCGACCGCGCGCGGGTAGCCTCGGCTAGCAAAGAGACCAGCCTGGGCTCGCTGAAGGAATGGTTTGGCGGCCCCTATGACCTTGAGGTGACCGAAGAGGTTAAGGGTCTCGGCGAATATGGCAGAACG